GTTATCCTCGCGACAACCCCCCTCAGCCCCCTCCCGAAACAAAAACAGTCCCCACAAATGGGGATTGAAAGTATATCAGGGGAGACTGGGTTTTCAGGATAAGGGAGTCCAAGAAACAAAAACAGTCCCCACAAATGGGGATTGAAAGTACATGAAACTGGTGGTGGTTCTGTTGGAGGTCGTTAATCCTGGAAACAAAAACAGTCCCCACAAATGGGGATTGAAAGTGAATCGTGGCCGGCTTACGCAAGCCGGCTTCAATAGTATGAAACAAAAACAGTCCCCACAAATGGGGATTGAAAGGGGTGTTTTTTGCATTCTCCTCTCTCCCGTTTCTTTCTTGAAACAAAAACAGTCCCCACAAATGGGGATTGAAAGTCGATGCTACTCTATAGCTAAGTAGGTCGTCGTCGATGTGAAACAAAAACAGTCCCCACAAATGGGGATTGAAAGAGGTTCGCTGCCTTCGCTGCCTTAACTGCTTCCTCTGGAAACAAAAACAGTCCCCACAAATGGGGATTGAAAGAAGATGAGGGAGGAGTTGAGGGAGGCCGCTGTAAAGGAAGAGACGAGAGCAGTCTTTACAGGTGGGGGGTTGAAGGAGAGTCTGTGAGATGTGTATTGGTGAGCTGAGATAGGAGGTGGTTCTATGAGTTGGGGGGTTTTGAGGTATGAAATTGGTATGTGGTAGGTTTGGGGTGTGAGATGGTTTTGGGTGGTGGGGTTTGGTGTAATTTTGGGTGATGTGTTTTGGTGTTGAGTTTTTTGGGGAAGGTTTTTATGTGTGGTGTTTGGGGGGTTTTGTGGTGGTTGTTTTGGGTTGGAGGTTTGTTTTTGTTTTTCCTTTTGTGTTGTTTTTTGTTTTCTTTCTTTATAGGGCGACGGTGGCTTCTTTTTATGGGAGTTTGAGGGCGCCGTTTTTTGTGTTTTTGGTTTATTTGGTTTTGTTTGTTGTTGTTAGGAGGTTTGGGGGTGTTTTTGCGCGTGTTGTGTTTGTGGCTGGTCTTGTTCATGTTTGTTTCTGTTTTTCGTTGGTGTTGAGGGCGAGTTTCGCTTCTGTTTTTGTTTCGCTTGTTCCTTTGCTTGTTTTGTTGTTTTTCGTGTTGGTGTGTTTTGTTGTTCGTTTGTGGCCTTGTGTTGGTGCTTCGGCTGTTCTTGATGGTTTTGCGGTTTTTGCTGGTTTGAAGGTTAGGTTGGTTGTTTTCTTTAAGCTTGGGGGTGTGGGGGATGTGGGGGTGCTGCTTGGGGAGGCTTGGTCTAGGCGTTTGTCTTTTACTGTTGAGAGGTTGGGGGGTGAGGTTTTTGTTTCTGTTTGTTTTGAGGGGTTTTCGTATGGGAGGGTTGAGGGGGCTGCCGTGGAGGGGGCTGGGTGGTTTGAGGAGGTGTTGAGGAGGGGTGGTTTTAGGCCTAGGAGGGTGGAGGGTTGGGTTGAGGTTGAGAGGCTTCTTTATGCTCCTTTGTCTCCTGGGTGGGAGGCTTTGTATTTTGAGCCGTGTGTTGGTGGGTGGTCTACTGTTCGCCTTTTGCCGCCTTTGGGGAGGAGGGGGAGGGCGGTGGCTGTTAGGCGCGCTTTCAAGCCGGGTGGGCTTGACCCTCACCCTCAGTTTGCGCTTAAAGCTTTTATTAGTGGTTTTCAAGATAGTTTTGAGGGGTGGCGTGTTGGAGCTGCGCGAGATTAAGGGGGTTGGACCTGAAACCCTTAGGAAGCTCATGGATGCGGGCTACACTACTGTTGAGAGTGTCGCTTTTGCCAGCCCGCAGGATCTTGCCTCTGATGCTGGGATAGGTGAGGCTACGGCTAGGAGGATAGTGGAGCAGGCGAGGAGGCTTGTCGCGAGCGGGGAGGGTAAGGGTGGGAGGCTCGTGCAGATACTTCCGGGGAGGGAGGCTAGGCGTATTCTGAGCAGCATAGAGAGGGTTACCACCGGTCTCAGGGGGCTCGACTCTATTCTCGGGGGCGGTGTCGAGACTTGTGCCATAACAGAGTTCTATGGTCCGGCTAGGGCCGGCAAAACCCAGCTCTGCCACCAGCTCTGCGTCACGGTCCAGCTTCCGAGGGAGAGGGGTGGGCTCGAGGGTAGGGCATTGTACATAGACACTGAGAGGACGGTGAGGTATGACGCTATAGCGAGGATCGCTGAGAGGTTTGGGCTGGACCCGGACAGCGCTTGCGACAACGTTTTCTACACGTATGCCGTCAACAGTGAGGCGCTCCGGGAAACGATAAGGGGGCTCGACGGGGTGGTTAAGCAGGGCGCGGTGAAGCTGGTAGTGGTGGACTGCCTCACGGGGCACTTTAGGGCTGAGTACACTGGGAGGGAGACGCTGGCTTTGAGGCAGCAGCTCATAAACAGGATGATACACGACCTTCTCAGGCTTGCCTTAAGCTACGATCTGGCAGTTGTGGTCACAAACCAGGTTCACGCCCAGCCCGACGTTTGGGGCAAGAGCGAGGCGCCCACGGGGGGCCACGTCGTAGCCCACGGAGTAACGTACAGGGTTGGTCTCTCTGTGAAGAAGGGGAACGTTAGGATAGCGAGCTTGGTCGACGCGCCCGCTCTTCCGCCTTCATCCGCCTTCTTCGCTATAACCGACAGGGGGCTGGTGGATGTGAGCGAGGAGGAGGCTAAGAGGGGGGACTAGCCGTGTTGAGGCCCCTTCCCAGGCGTGTTAGAAAGTTCGAGTCGGAGAGGAGGAGGCTGAAGAAGAACGTGAGGGTGGTTGCTTTGAGGGGGGAGAGGTGGATGGCCTACGCGTCTCTTCCCTGGATGCGCGAGCTCTGCGGCCACCTTTACGGGGAGAACTGCTGCGTCAAGCTGGAGGAGAAGGGGGAGGGAGTGGTCCAAGCCACGGTTTACGCCTCGACAGCCGAGCTGGCTGATGCCGTGGCCTCCGAGCTTGAAAGGGGGTTCGAGATTTTCAGGACGGTGGAAGGTTGGGAGAAGAGGAAGGGGCAGGCGTGAAGTTGAGGGGGAGGAGGCCGGACTACCTTCTCGTGTCGCTCGGAGCGCTGGCGGCGCTTACACTAGCGGTTGCCGCCGCACCCCAACTGGCCCCGCTCGCCGCCGCAGTGCTCCCCGCGCTGGCCGCGTACTTCGCCTGGAGGCTGCGCCCCCGGGCGCTCGGCGGTGTTGTCAGGCGCGAGTCGGCCTTCTTAGGGGATGTCGTAGCCTCGTGGGTTGGGGGGAGGTGGAGGGCTTACAGCATGTTGCAGGTTGCATCGGTCCCGGACGTCATACGTGGAGACGTGAAGCGCTTTTTCAGGATGATGTACCTTGAGGGGGTTCCATTCTTCTACCACGTGAGGCAGGGGCCTGCGTCCTCTTGGTTTGTGAAGGGCGGGCGTGAGGCTGCTGTGAGGGCTTCGGGGGTGTGGAGCACGTCCATAGTGATAGGTGTCTGGGGTGAGGGGGCGAGGTTGGACGACGCTGTGAGGGAGGCGAGGGCTAGGGCTGAGAAGGCTAAAGCATTCTTCGAGGCGTCCTTCCCCCACCACAGGGTCGAGCTGCTTAAGGGTGGAAGCCTAGTTGACGCCGTGAAGGAGTGTTTTCCGTGAGGTGGAAGGTTGAAGAGGTTCCGCTTGACGGGCGACGAGCTGAGCAGGTATGTGTCATTTGAGGGCACTGTCCGCGTAGGGGTCAAGAGTAGGCCGCCGGCAGAGTTCACTCTTCCACCTCTCCCATTTGACTTCCCCGTGGGCCTGGTAGTTGAAGCCGAGAACGTGGCGCCGCACAGTGTTTTCGGGTTCACGGTGGAAAACATGGCTGAAGGAGTGCTCGTAGCTGGGGGGAGCGCGGAGGAAAGAGTCAACACGCTCCTGAGGATCCTGGGCGGCTCCTCGAAGCTGGGCTGGAATATCGCCGCCGCCACCTCAAGAAACCTGGCCCGCGTCAGGTCTGTTGCACCACAAGCCAGGGTTTATGACGGATTCCCCCTCAACCCCTTAGACCCGGAAGAGGCGGGGGGCGCGGAGTACGCTTCAGCCCTCTCACTCACGCTTCAGTCGGCCCTCGGGTTGACGGGCGGCCAGAGGCTCCTACTGGAGGACGCAATCGCAATGTGCATGGATGAGGGAGCTCTAACACTTGAGGAG
The sequence above is a segment of the Candidatus Jordarchaeales archaeon genome. Coding sequences within it:
- the radA gene encoding DNA repair and recombination protein RadA codes for the protein MRGGVLELREIKGVGPETLRKLMDAGYTTVESVAFASPQDLASDAGIGEATARRIVEQARRLVASGEGKGGRLVQILPGREARRILSSIERVTTGLRGLDSILGGGVETCAITEFYGPARAGKTQLCHQLCVTVQLPRERGGLEGRALYIDTERTVRYDAIARIAERFGLDPDSACDNVFYTYAVNSEALRETIRGLDGVVKQGAVKLVVVDCLTGHFRAEYTGRETLALRQQLINRMIHDLLRLALSYDLAVVVTNQVHAQPDVWGKSEAPTGGHVVAHGVTYRVGLSVKKGNVRIASLVDAPALPPSSAFFAITDRGLVDVSEEEAKRGD